In one Gemmatimonadales bacterium genomic region, the following are encoded:
- a CDS encoding Xaa-Pro peptidase family protein, which translates to MMRDAERIGRIVDGLRDAGLDALVVAHPSNVLLASGYWPVLGTAIAIVNRDGAVGVLAPEDERELADRGWADDLRTVSPGSLDALTPLDDVVRAPLGAMLERLGVARGRVGYERGPLLEPSSYAGVNRYGAALPDLIAHAAPAARLAGGDALLHRLRAVLTRREIDCVRHACRIAGEAYCAGTRAIQVGAAEREVAAAFRAALAAASSAGASSVAAPATAASSGGATSAGATSAGATSADVAPVGADETDVRAGGFFFCMSGPDAAHAGRAYARSSDRPLAGGDLVLVHCNTCLGGYWTDITRTFILRPAHDRARELHEAVLAARGAALDALVPGARAADVDGAARAVLARHGLAHAFTHGTGHGVGFAAIDGNARPRLHPASPDVLEAGMVMNVEPAAYLAGFGGVRHCDVVALGATGAELLTPFQSDAGELRLEGRA; encoded by the coding sequence ATGATGCGCGACGCGGAGCGGATCGGGCGGATCGTGGACGGGCTGCGCGACGCGGGGCTCGATGCGCTCGTCGTTGCCCATCCATCGAACGTGCTGCTCGCGTCCGGATACTGGCCGGTGCTCGGCACCGCGATCGCGATCGTGAACCGCGACGGCGCCGTGGGCGTGCTCGCGCCGGAAGACGAGCGGGAGCTCGCTGACCGCGGTTGGGCCGATGACCTGCGCACGGTTTCGCCGGGCTCGCTCGACGCGCTCACGCCGCTCGACGACGTCGTCCGCGCGCCGCTCGGCGCGATGCTCGAGCGGCTCGGCGTGGCGCGCGGCCGCGTCGGTTACGAGCGCGGCCCGCTGCTCGAGCCCAGCTCGTACGCGGGCGTCAATCGCTATGGGGCTGCGCTGCCGGACCTCATCGCGCACGCCGCGCCTGCCGCGCGCCTCGCCGGCGGCGACGCGCTGCTGCACCGGCTCCGCGCCGTCCTCACCCGCCGCGAGATCGATTGCGTCCGCCACGCCTGCCGCATCGCGGGCGAGGCGTACTGCGCCGGCACTCGCGCAATCCAGGTTGGCGCAGCGGAGCGCGAGGTGGCGGCCGCGTTCCGTGCGGCGCTCGCCGCGGCCTCGTCCGCGGGCGCGTCGAGCGTCGCCGCGCCAGCCACCGCCGCGTCCTCCGGAGGCGCAACCTCCGCCGGCGCAACCTCCGCCGGCGCAACCTCCGCCGACGTAGCCCCTGTGGGTGCGGATGAGACGGACGTGCGTGCGGGCGGCTTCTTCTTTTGCATGTCCGGGCCCGATGCCGCACACGCCGGCCGCGCCTACGCGCGCTCGAGCGACCGCCCTCTCGCCGGCGGCGACCTGGTGCTCGTCCATTGCAACACCTGCCTGGGCGGCTACTGGACCGATATCACCCGCACCTTCATTCTGCGGCCTGCGCACGACCGCGCGCGCGAGCTGCACGAAGCGGTGCTCGCCGCGCGGGGGGCGGCGCTCGACGCGCTGGTGCCGGGCGCCCGCGCGGCCGACGTGGACGGCGCCGCGCGGGCGGTGCTCGCGCGGCACGGACTGGCGCATGCGTTCACCCACGGCACCGGCCACGGCGTGGGTTTCGCCGCCATCGACGGCAACGCGCGCCCACGGCTGCATCCGGCATCGCCCGACGTGCTCGAGGCGGGCATGGTCATGAACGTGGAGCCGGCCGCGTACCTCGCGGGCTTCGGCGGCGTGCGACATTGTGACGTGGTGGCGCTGGGAGCGACGGGCGCCGAGCTGCTCACGCCCTTTCAATCCGACGCGGGCGAGCTCCGGCTCGAGGGGCGCGCATGA
- a CDS encoding cytochrome c: protein MTAAPRRLALRIARTRRRAAPIAARIAAGLAAGLVVLLASGCHGWSADLDRALERMREQPRYDPYEHSAFFWNGAVMQTPPEGTIPRGGNVPSAIGAAAPAGPEIANGVDAQGSYLARIPVTVTDTLLARGRSRFDIFCAACHGEDGRGHSAVAQNMIERPPPSLRSAAIAALPPGLVYHVIGAGFGRMPPYAAQLSVVDRWAVVAYVQRLQRSDTTAAPGAPS from the coding sequence ATGACGGCGGCCCCGCGGCGGTTGGCATTGCGCATCGCGCGAACGCGCCGGCGCGCGGCGCCCATCGCGGCGCGCATCGCGGCGGGGCTCGCCGCGGGCCTCGTCGTGCTCCTCGCCTCCGGCTGCCATGGCTGGTCCGCCGACCTCGACCGCGCGCTCGAGCGCATGCGGGAGCAGCCGCGGTACGACCCGTACGAGCACAGCGCGTTCTTCTGGAATGGCGCGGTGATGCAGACACCGCCCGAGGGTACGATCCCCCGTGGCGGCAACGTGCCGAGCGCGATCGGTGCCGCGGCGCCGGCGGGGCCTGAAATCGCGAACGGCGTGGACGCGCAGGGGAGCTACCTGGCGCGGATCCCCGTGACGGTCACCGATACGCTCCTCGCCCGCGGCCGTTCGCGCTTCGACATCTTCTGCGCCGCGTGCCACGGTGAAGACGGCCGCGGCCACAGTGCCGTCGCCCAGAACATGATCGAGCGGCCGCCGCCTTCGCTCCGCTCGGCCGCGATCGCGGCGCTGCCGCCGGGGCTTGTTTATCACGTGATCGGCGCCGGCTTTGGCCGGATGCCGCCGTACGCGGCGCAGCTCTCGGTCGTGGACCGCTGGGCGGTGGTGGCCTACGTGCAGCGCTTGCAGCGGAGCGACACGACCGCTGCACCCGGAGCGCCGTCGTGA
- a CDS encoding Uma2 family endonuclease, whose protein sequence is MVDRVGEGLRLPYYTADMVRALPDDGNRYEVVHGELLVTPAPRRWHQAIVGRLVFALTQYVLAHRLGGVFASPADVSWGPDVLVQPDVFVVPPVQGRARVRELEWSDISELLLVAEVLSRATSRYDRFIKRRRYQEAGVPLLSDLLRHA, encoded by the coding sequence ATGGTGGATCGCGTCGGCGAGGGTCTCCGCCTTCCTTATTACACCGCGGACATGGTTCGCGCGTTGCCTGACGACGGGAATCGGTACGAGGTCGTCCACGGCGAGCTGCTCGTGACGCCGGCGCCGCGGCGCTGGCATCAGGCAATCGTCGGGCGGCTGGTGTTCGCGCTTACGCAGTACGTGCTCGCACACCGCTTGGGTGGGGTCTTCGCGTCGCCCGCCGACGTCTCTTGGGGCCCCGACGTGCTGGTGCAGCCCGATGTGTTCGTCGTGCCCCCGGTCCAGGGCCGCGCTCGAGTCCGCGAGCTGGAGTGGTCGGACATCAGCGAGCTCCTCCTTGTGGCCGAGGTGCTGAGCCGGGCGACCTCGCGGTACGATCGCTTCATCAAGCGCCGCCGCTATCAGGAGGCGGGAGTGCCCCTGCTCTCCGACCTCTTGCGCCACGCCTGA
- a CDS encoding vitamin K epoxide reductase family protein, with the protein MTAAETPPGWSYNPSSWSERLPLIAVAVVGFCIAGYLALYQLGVFDDVWEPFFGRGSVRILHSPVSRLLPIPDAGLGALGYVVDAVTGAVGGTGRWRTKPWIVIVFGIAVGPLGAVSIMLVIFQPVLFGAWCTLCLASAVISVLMIGPAMDELLASLQYLKRVHDAGRALWPAFRGEANPTEAAGVGASR; encoded by the coding sequence ATGACCGCCGCCGAGACACCGCCCGGCTGGAGCTACAATCCGTCGAGCTGGTCCGAGCGCTTGCCGCTCATCGCGGTGGCCGTGGTCGGCTTCTGCATCGCGGGCTATCTCGCGCTCTACCAGCTCGGCGTGTTCGACGACGTGTGGGAGCCGTTCTTCGGCCGAGGCAGCGTGCGCATCCTGCACTCGCCGGTGTCGCGCCTGCTGCCGATTCCCGACGCCGGGCTCGGTGCGCTGGGCTATGTGGTGGACGCCGTGACCGGCGCCGTTGGCGGGACCGGCCGGTGGCGCACCAAGCCGTGGATCGTGATCGTCTTCGGCATCGCGGTAGGCCCGCTTGGCGCGGTCAGCATCATGCTGGTCATCTTCCAGCCGGTGCTTTTCGGCGCCTGGTGCACGCTCTGCCTCGCGTCGGCGGTGATTTCGGTGCTCATGATCGGCCCCGCGATGGACGAGCTGCTGGCGAGCCTGCAATACCTGAAGCGCGTGCACGATGCGGGGCGGGCGCTCTGGCCCGCGTTCCGGGGCGAGGCGAATCCGACGGAGGCGGCCGGTGTGGGCGCAAGCCGTTAG
- a CDS encoding DUF3341 domain-containing protein — protein MKRRRLAHGLMAEFRGPDELVAAVAALRALGYRELETFTPFAVPGLTERLGLPWPALPKFVLLGGILGGIAGYLIQWYSDVVAYVQIVGGRPAHAVPAFIPATFEATVLGASLTAFFGLYFVLGLPALWHPVFEVEGFDRASDDRFWLAVSAEDPIYDRERTGQALAALGPLRVTPVPERTAPAVAVPGELQ, from the coding sequence ATGAAGCGCAGGCGGCTGGCGCACGGGCTCATGGCGGAGTTCCGCGGGCCGGACGAGCTGGTGGCGGCGGTCGCGGCGCTCCGCGCGCTCGGCTATCGCGAGCTGGAGACGTTCACGCCGTTCGCGGTGCCGGGGCTCACGGAGCGGCTCGGCCTCCCGTGGCCGGCGCTGCCCAAGTTCGTCCTGCTCGGCGGCATTCTGGGCGGGATCGCGGGCTACCTGATCCAGTGGTACTCGGACGTGGTCGCGTACGTGCAGATCGTGGGCGGCCGGCCGGCGCACGCGGTGCCCGCCTTCATTCCGGCCACGTTCGAGGCGACCGTGCTGGGCGCCTCGCTCACCGCGTTTTTCGGCCTGTACTTCGTGCTCGGATTGCCCGCACTCTGGCACCCGGTGTTCGAGGTGGAGGGATTCGATCGCGCGTCGGACGACCGGTTCTGGCTGGCGGTGTCGGCCGAGGATCCGATCTATGACCGCGAGCGCACCGGCCAGGCGCTCGCGGCGCTGGGCCCGCTGCGGGTCACGCCGGTGCCGGAGAGGACCGCGCCTGCGGTAGCGGTGCCGGGGGAGCTGCAATGA
- a CDS encoding cytochrome c3 family protein — translation MPALFRPGSNGVMRRTLLAIAVVIVAVPLLLMAWVRTPLVTREGDSPAQPVPFDHRIHAHALRIDCRYCHSDVERSAVAGMPSTQTCVPCHNQTWFNGPQFAPVRQSLASGRPIPWRRVNGLPDFVFFNHAVHVNGGVGCETCHGQVDRMARVKQAAPLTMAWCIDCHRNPNPRLRPVAEMTAMGWDPHAGGGRGDRAAGAGGQLAARTPVVSDERIREITNCSACHR, via the coding sequence ATGCCCGCGCTCTTCCGGCCCGGCAGCAACGGCGTGATGCGGCGCACGCTGCTCGCGATCGCGGTCGTGATCGTGGCCGTGCCGCTGCTGCTCATGGCGTGGGTGCGGACGCCGCTGGTCACGCGCGAGGGCGATTCGCCGGCGCAGCCCGTCCCCTTCGACCACCGGATCCATGCGCACGCGCTGCGGATCGACTGCCGCTACTGCCACAGTGACGTCGAGCGGTCGGCCGTGGCGGGGATGCCGTCGACGCAGACCTGCGTGCCGTGCCACAACCAGACCTGGTTCAACGGTCCGCAGTTCGCGCCGGTGCGCCAGAGCCTCGCCAGCGGCCGGCCGATTCCCTGGCGGCGCGTGAACGGCCTGCCGGACTTCGTGTTCTTCAACCACGCCGTCCACGTGAACGGTGGCGTGGGTTGCGAGACCTGCCACGGCCAGGTCGACCGGATGGCGCGGGTGAAGCAGGCCGCGCCGCTCACGATGGCGTGGTGCATCGACTGCCATCGCAACCCGAACCCTCGCCTGCGGCCGGTGGCGGAGATGACGGCGATGGGATGGGATCCGCACGCGGGCGGCGGTCGCGGTGACCGAGCGGCGGGCGCCGGCGGTCAGCTCGCGGCGCGCACGCCGGTGGTGAGCGACGAGCGCATCCGCGAAATCACCAACTGCTCGGCGTGCCACAGGTGA
- a CDS encoding TAT-variant-translocated molybdopterin oxidoreductase, producing MGEGWRERWEAWAARHEGREYWRGLDELLDEPEFTAALAREFPAGADELRGGLSRREFVKLLGASMALAGVSGCVSRPTERILTYVSRPPEVTPGTANHYATSMAMDGYATGLLVESHVGRPTKVEGNPDHPASLGAAGVYHQASVLELYDPHRAREVRRGGKATSWDAFAAALAPAALARQAGARGAGLHLLLEPTASPMAGELLSRVRERYPDVHVHFDAPLASDAPLDAARAVFGRAVQPVYDFRRADVVLALDANFLAAGPFFLRYARQFAERRRLRAPDDSMNRLYVVEGVLSETGASADHRLRGRTREVRDVAAMVHAAAASSGAAGAAGTGARPATDAGKSSEWVRAAAADLAAHRGRSIVIAGERQPAAVHATAYLLNAALGNEGRTVSYIEPQLIGAGGAGGARAESLAALVDAMRGGSAGAVIVLGGDPCFTAPADYDFARLFARVPFTAYLGLFRNETGGRAQWFASALHYLEAWGDERAWDGTASLVQPLIAPLYGGHARDDVLALVASVGGDAHTRLRDAWRTRAGAGAGDFDAFWDAALEGGVIEGSAAAPVRVQANPAALEALQSNAAPATDGPPAAGMEIVFAQSAAIYDGRFADNAWLQELPDPITKLTWDNAAQLSPRTASQLGVETNDVLELTLRGRSVRVPALVVPGHAHDCISVAVGYGRAGGPELVANGVGANVYRIRPSDAPYAAAGLSVRRAPASGGPLRHVLATTQSHWGMHGRSPILAATLEEYRRNPSFAASERKRTLTLYEPSLTAPDQWAMAIDLSLCTGCSACVVACQAENNIPVVGREGVLHSREMHWIRIDRYFSGAPDDPATAVQPMLCQQCEKAPCEYVCPVGATSHSVDGINEMVYNRCVGTRFCSNNCPYKVRRFNWFDYNDELAETERMVKNPDVTVRARGVMEKCTFCIQRVREAQIAGRVEGRPLRPGEVRTACQQSCPTEAIIFGSLTNPRDEVVRRWADPRRYEVLHELSTQPRVQYLARISNPNPALGPSDDLA from the coding sequence ATGGGTGAAGGGTGGCGGGAACGCTGGGAGGCGTGGGCCGCGCGGCACGAGGGGCGGGAATACTGGCGCGGGCTGGACGAGCTGCTCGACGAGCCGGAGTTCACGGCGGCGCTCGCGCGCGAATTTCCGGCCGGCGCGGACGAGCTGCGCGGAGGCTTGAGCCGCCGGGAGTTCGTCAAGCTGCTCGGCGCGAGCATGGCGCTCGCCGGTGTCAGCGGCTGCGTGAGCCGGCCCACCGAGCGCATCCTCACCTACGTCTCGCGTCCGCCTGAGGTCACGCCCGGCACGGCCAATCACTACGCGACGTCGATGGCGATGGACGGCTACGCCACCGGCCTGCTGGTGGAGAGCCACGTCGGCCGGCCCACCAAGGTCGAGGGCAACCCCGACCATCCGGCGAGCCTCGGCGCCGCGGGCGTGTACCACCAGGCATCGGTGCTCGAGCTGTACGACCCGCACCGCGCGCGCGAGGTGCGGCGGGGCGGCAAGGCCACGAGCTGGGACGCCTTTGCCGCGGCGCTCGCGCCGGCCGCCCTCGCGCGCCAGGCGGGTGCGCGCGGAGCGGGGCTCCATCTTCTGCTCGAGCCCACCGCATCGCCGATGGCCGGCGAGCTGCTCTCGCGCGTGCGCGAGCGCTACCCCGACGTGCACGTGCACTTCGACGCCCCGCTCGCGAGCGACGCGCCGCTCGACGCGGCGCGTGCGGTCTTCGGGCGCGCCGTGCAGCCGGTGTATGACTTCCGCCGCGCCGACGTCGTCCTCGCGCTCGACGCGAACTTCCTCGCGGCCGGCCCCTTCTTCCTCCGCTACGCGCGGCAGTTCGCCGAGCGGCGGCGGCTGCGCGCGCCGGATGACAGCATGAACCGGCTGTACGTCGTCGAGGGCGTGCTGAGCGAAACCGGTGCGAGCGCGGATCACCGCCTCCGCGGGCGCACGCGCGAGGTGCGGGACGTAGCGGCGATGGTGCACGCGGCCGCCGCGTCGAGCGGTGCGGCGGGGGCGGCTGGCACGGGCGCGCGGCCGGCCACGGACGCGGGCAAGTCAAGCGAATGGGTCCGTGCCGCCGCCGCCGATCTGGCCGCGCATCGGGGACGGAGCATCGTGATCGCGGGCGAGCGGCAGCCGGCGGCCGTTCACGCGACGGCGTACCTGCTCAACGCGGCGCTCGGCAACGAGGGCCGGACCGTTTCGTACATCGAGCCGCAACTCATCGGCGCGGGAGGTGCCGGCGGCGCGCGCGCCGAGTCGCTCGCCGCGCTGGTCGACGCGATGCGCGGCGGCTCCGCGGGCGCCGTCATCGTGCTCGGCGGCGATCCCTGCTTCACCGCGCCCGCGGACTACGACTTCGCGCGGCTCTTCGCGCGCGTCCCGTTCACCGCGTACCTCGGCCTTTTCCGCAACGAGACCGGGGGGCGTGCACAGTGGTTCGCGTCCGCGCTCCACTACCTCGAGGCGTGGGGCGACGAGCGCGCCTGGGACGGCACGGCGTCGCTGGTGCAACCGCTCATTGCGCCGCTCTACGGCGGCCACGCGCGGGACGACGTGCTGGCCCTCGTGGCCAGCGTCGGCGGCGACGCGCATACCCGGCTCCGCGACGCGTGGCGCACGCGCGCGGGAGCGGGAGCGGGAGATTTCGACGCGTTCTGGGATGCGGCGCTCGAGGGCGGCGTGATCGAGGGGAGCGCCGCGGCGCCGGTGCGCGTGCAAGCCAACCCTGCGGCGCTTGAAGCACTCCAATCGAATGCCGCGCCCGCAACGGACGGGCCCCCCGCCGCCGGGATGGAGATCGTGTTCGCCCAGAGCGCGGCCATCTACGACGGCCGCTTTGCCGACAACGCGTGGCTCCAGGAGCTGCCGGACCCGATCACCAAGCTCACCTGGGACAACGCCGCCCAGTTGAGCCCGCGCACGGCGTCGCAACTCGGCGTCGAGACCAACGACGTGCTCGAGCTCACCCTCCGCGGCCGCAGCGTGCGGGTGCCGGCGCTCGTCGTTCCGGGTCATGCCCACGATTGCATTTCCGTCGCGGTGGGCTATGGCCGAGCCGGCGGCCCCGAGCTGGTGGCGAACGGCGTCGGCGCCAACGTGTACCGGATCCGCCCGAGCGACGCGCCCTACGCCGCCGCGGGGCTTTCGGTGCGCCGCGCACCCGCATCCGGTGGCCCGCTCCGCCACGTGCTCGCCACCACGCAATCCCACTGGGGGATGCACGGCCGCTCGCCCATTCTGGCGGCAACGCTGGAGGAGTACCGGCGCAACCCGAGCTTTGCCGCCTCCGAGCGGAAGCGCACGCTCACGCTGTACGAGCCGTCGCTCACCGCGCCCGACCAGTGGGCCATGGCCATCGACCTCTCGCTCTGCACCGGATGCAGCGCGTGCGTCGTCGCCTGCCAGGCGGAGAACAACATTCCCGTAGTGGGGCGCGAGGGCGTGCTCCACAGCCGGGAGATGCACTGGATCCGGATCGACCGCTACTTCAGCGGCGCGCCCGACGATCCGGCCACCGCCGTGCAGCCGATGCTCTGCCAGCAGTGCGAGAAGGCGCCCTGCGAGTACGTCTGCCCCGTGGGCGCCACCTCGCACAGCGTCGATGGGATCAACGAAATGGTGTACAACCGCTGCGTCGGTACCCGGTTCTGCTCCAACAACTGCCCCTACAAGGTCCGCCGGTTCAACTGGTTCGACTACAACGACGAGCTGGCGGAAACGGAGCGGATGGTCAAGAACCCCGACGTGACGGTGCGCGCCCGCGGTGTGATGGAGAAGTGCACCTTCTGCATCCAGCGCGTGCGCGAGGCGCAGATCGCGGGCCGAGTGGAGGGGCGCCCGCTCCGGCCGGGCGAGGTGCGGACGGCCTGCCAGCAGTCGTGCCCCACCGAGGCGATCATCTTCGGCTCGCTCACCAACCCGAGGGACGAGGTCGTGCGCCGCTGGGCCGACCCGCGGCGCTACGAGGTGCTGCACGAATTGAGCACGCAGCCCAGGGTGCAGTACCTCGCCCGCATCAGCAACCCGAATCCCGCGCTCGGGCCTTCCGATGACCTCGCTTAG
- the nrfD gene encoding NrfD/PsrC family molybdoenzyme membrane anchor subunit, with protein sequence MTSLSSAPRRGVAGTPPHDPVLQGRPDDAAITDQLLAPIIQRASLGWWLLLAIAAAGALLLVVAGTYTIVTGIGVWGNNIPNAWAYAITDFVWWIGIGHAGTFISAFLLLFNQRWRASINRVAEAMTLFALVNAGLFPILHLGRPWFFYWLLPYPTRFGVWPQFKSALPWDAAAVATYFTVSLLFWYMGLVPDFATARDRVPGRVRRRIYGVLALGWRGAARQWHQYKFAYLMLGGLAAPLVISVHSIVSLDFAIAQLPGWHSTIFPPYFVVGAIYSGFAMVLILILPVRRIFGLGTVITPRHLDNMAKLLLAMGWMLTYCYIVEIFIAWYSGNAYERYTYLVARPLGHYAWLFWALIACNVLTPNLYWWRRMRRSPVALFLGSLLILAGMWIERFVIIVGSLSRDFLPSSWHNYAPSWVDWSILFGSVGLFGFFFLLFLRFVPFIPISEVKELRHELAEAEA encoded by the coding sequence ATGACCTCGCTTAGCTCGGCGCCTCGGCGCGGCGTGGCGGGCACCCCGCCGCACGACCCGGTGCTCCAGGGGCGGCCCGACGACGCGGCCATCACCGACCAGCTCCTCGCGCCGATCATCCAGCGTGCCTCGCTCGGCTGGTGGCTGCTGCTCGCCATCGCCGCGGCGGGCGCGCTGCTCCTGGTCGTCGCGGGGACGTACACGATCGTCACCGGCATCGGCGTCTGGGGCAACAACATCCCCAATGCCTGGGCCTACGCCATCACCGACTTCGTCTGGTGGATCGGCATCGGCCACGCGGGCACGTTCATCTCGGCCTTCCTGCTGCTCTTCAACCAGCGGTGGCGCGCGTCGATCAACCGCGTCGCGGAGGCGATGACGCTCTTCGCGCTGGTGAACGCGGGGCTCTTTCCGATCCTCCACCTCGGGCGGCCCTGGTTCTTCTACTGGCTTCTGCCGTACCCTACGCGGTTCGGCGTGTGGCCCCAGTTCAAGAGCGCGCTGCCGTGGGACGCGGCGGCGGTGGCCACCTACTTCACGGTCTCGCTCCTCTTCTGGTACATGGGCCTCGTACCCGACTTCGCCACCGCGCGCGACCGCGTGCCGGGCCGCGTGCGCCGGCGGATTTACGGAGTCCTCGCGCTCGGCTGGCGGGGCGCGGCGCGGCAATGGCACCAGTACAAGTTTGCGTACCTCATGCTGGGCGGGCTCGCGGCGCCGCTCGTGATCTCCGTCCACAGCATCGTGAGCCTCGACTTCGCCATCGCGCAGCTCCCCGGCTGGCACTCGACGATCTTTCCGCCGTACTTCGTGGTCGGCGCCATCTATTCAGGCTTCGCGATGGTGCTGATCCTGATCCTGCCGGTCCGCCGGATCTTCGGGCTCGGCACGGTCATCACCCCGCGGCATCTCGACAACATGGCCAAGCTGTTGCTCGCGATGGGGTGGATGCTCACCTATTGCTACATCGTCGAGATCTTCATCGCCTGGTACAGCGGGAACGCGTACGAGCGCTATACCTATCTCGTGGCGCGGCCGCTCGGCCACTACGCCTGGCTCTTCTGGGCGCTCATCGCCTGCAACGTGCTCACGCCGAATCTCTACTGGTGGCGCCGGATGCGGCGGAGCCCCGTGGCGCTCTTCCTGGGCTCGCTGCTCATCCTCGCGGGGATGTGGATCGAGCGGTTCGTCATCATCGTGGGCTCGCTCAGCCGCGATTTCCTCCCGAGCTCGTGGCACAACTACGCGCCGAGCTGGGTGGACTGGTCGATCCTGTTCGGGAGCGTGGGACTGTTCGGGTTCTTCTTCCTGCTCTTCCTGCGCTTCGTGCCGTTCATTCCGATCAGCGAGGTGAAGGAGCTGCGCCACGAGCTGGCGGAGGCGGAGGCATGA